Proteins from a genomic interval of Desulfofustis limnaeus:
- a CDS encoding PAS domain-containing protein, which produces MLSAPRNTTLLGIILAIYTLLLIVPAFVAQGRTEAPDTIIGPVAGIVALFCVALYLMVAVVSAQRKRIDAIQKSLDERDKELTDSRYHLEQAIDKRTFEIGVVNASLNREIAERLQAETKSKELQKQMELILNSAGEGIFGLDTDGNVTFVNSAATVMLGWSREELIGRSHHDLVHHHYADGSVHDPNDCPIRQAYRDGIVHASSDDVFWARDGTRFPVEYVSTPIIDNSVITGAVVVFRDQSTFS; this is translated from the coding sequence ATGCTTAGTGCACCGCGCAACACCACCCTGCTGGGCATCATCCTGGCAATCTACACCTTGCTGTTGATAGTCCCGGCGTTTGTCGCCCAGGGCCGAACCGAAGCACCAGACACCATCATCGGGCCGGTCGCCGGCATCGTCGCCCTCTTCTGCGTGGCCCTGTACCTGATGGTTGCCGTCGTCTCGGCGCAGCGCAAGCGTATCGATGCAATACAAAAGAGCTTGGATGAGCGGGACAAAGAACTCACCGACAGCCGCTATCATCTGGAACAGGCCATCGACAAACGGACCTTCGAGATCGGCGTGGTCAACGCCTCACTGAACCGGGAGATCGCGGAGCGGCTGCAGGCGGAAACCAAGAGCAAGGAATTGCAAAAGCAGATGGAGCTAATCCTCAACTCGGCCGGCGAAGGGATTTTCGGCCTCGACACCGACGGTAACGTCACCTTCGTCAATTCTGCTGCAACGGTGATGCTCGGCTGGTCCCGGGAAGAATTGATCGGTCGGAGCCACCACGACCTGGTGCACCATCACTATGCCGACGGCAGCGTCCACGATCCGAACGATTGCCCGATTCGCCAGGCCTATCGGGACGGCATCGTCCATGCCAGCTCCGACGATGTCTTCTGGGCCAGGGACGGCACCAGGTTTCCGGTGGAATATGTGAGTACGCCGATCATCGACAATTCGGTCATCACCGGCGCCGTGGTCGTTTTCCGCGACCAGAGCACTTTTTCCTGA
- the ftsH gene encoding ATP-dependent zinc metalloprotease FtsH, giving the protein MSIPFRGLLWIGLGAILLFIGYNMYQISSRLPERSYSTFLDDLTDGDIVQVIITDGVITGTDSEDRRFTTYAPDLSTLLPLLRRHEVEIITKPSSQSSGFIRDLLLVLLILGGWMIFGTRKSRQSLQFARTKTYQRNRHNLPRVSFEDVAGISEAREELQEITAFLRDPAKFGALGGRIPKGVLLQGPPGTGKTMLAKAIAGEASVPFYSLGGSDFVEMFAGLGASRVRELFGEAKKHAPCIIFIDEIDAIGGKRAAQYRSGSNDEREQTLNALLVEMDGFTSHETVIVVAATNRPDILDSALLRPGRFDRRITLTLPDIRGRQKILEVHSGHVAIGSSVDFSVIAKGTPGFSGAELANLVNEAALLAARKGKTMVDLTDFEEAKDKIIMGLERKSVVISEKARRLTAYHEAGHAVLAIMLPETDPLHKITIIPRGQALGLTQQLPFDEQLTYSRTYLVNRIKILLGGRLAEELVFGQLSTGASNDLQTVSRIAYRLVCHFGMSSQIGPLACSDATDQPDGDGFTWRRSEQTRREVDMEIRTIVQTCYQEAKDLLEKNSTFLHMLAEALLVQETLDHEEVDIIHRCYLNHHREEQKKWAIVPT; this is encoded by the coding sequence ATGAGCATACCGTTTCGCGGCCTTCTCTGGATAGGGCTCGGCGCCATCCTGCTGTTCATCGGCTATAACATGTATCAGATCAGCTCCCGTCTGCCGGAGCGATCCTACAGTACCTTTCTCGATGATCTGACCGACGGCGACATCGTCCAGGTGATTATCACGGACGGCGTCATCACCGGCACCGATAGCGAAGACCGCCGCTTCACCACCTACGCCCCCGATCTGTCCACCCTGTTGCCGCTGCTGCGCCGGCATGAGGTCGAAATCATCACCAAACCGTCATCCCAGAGCAGTGGCTTCATCCGTGACCTGCTGCTGGTCCTGCTGATCCTGGGCGGCTGGATGATCTTCGGCACCAGAAAGTCACGCCAGTCGCTACAATTCGCCCGCACCAAGACCTACCAGCGCAACCGGCATAACCTGCCCCGCGTCTCGTTCGAAGATGTGGCCGGCATCTCCGAAGCGCGTGAAGAACTCCAAGAGATCACCGCCTTTCTCAGAGACCCGGCTAAATTCGGCGCCCTTGGCGGCCGCATCCCCAAAGGCGTTCTGCTGCAGGGCCCGCCCGGAACCGGCAAGACCATGCTGGCCAAGGCGATCGCCGGGGAGGCGTCGGTCCCCTTCTATTCGCTTGGGGGGTCCGATTTTGTCGAGATGTTCGCCGGGCTTGGCGCCTCCCGCGTCCGGGAACTCTTCGGCGAGGCGAAAAAGCACGCGCCCTGCATCATCTTCATCGACGAGATCGATGCCATCGGCGGTAAGCGAGCCGCCCAGTACCGCAGTGGTTCCAACGACGAGCGGGAGCAGACGCTCAACGCGCTGCTGGTGGAAATGGACGGCTTCACCTCGCATGAAACGGTGATCGTCGTCGCCGCCACCAATCGCCCGGATATTCTCGATTCAGCCCTGCTCAGGCCAGGCCGCTTCGACCGCAGGATCACCCTGACCCTGCCCGATATCAGGGGCCGGCAGAAGATCCTCGAGGTGCATAGCGGCCATGTGGCCATCGGCAGCAGTGTCGATTTCTCGGTGATCGCCAAAGGCACCCCCGGGTTCAGCGGCGCCGAATTGGCCAACCTGGTCAACGAAGCGGCGCTGCTGGCGGCGCGCAAGGGCAAAACCATGGTCGATCTGACCGATTTCGAAGAGGCCAAGGACAAGATCATCATGGGCCTGGAGCGCAAGAGTGTGGTGATCAGCGAAAAGGCCCGGCGGTTGACCGCCTATCATGAAGCCGGCCACGCGGTGCTGGCCATCATGCTGCCGGAGACCGACCCGCTGCACAAGATCACCATCATCCCCCGCGGCCAAGCCCTCGGGCTCACCCAGCAACTGCCCTTCGACGAGCAGCTCACCTATTCGCGCACCTATCTGGTCAACCGCATCAAGATCCTGCTCGGCGGCCGACTGGCCGAGGAACTGGTGTTCGGCCAGCTGAGTACCGGCGCCAGCAACGACCTGCAGACGGTGAGCCGGATCGCCTACCGCCTTGTCTGTCATTTCGGGATGAGCAGCCAGATCGGGCCGCTGGCCTGTTCCGATGCGACCGACCAGCCCGACGGCGACGGCTTCACCTGGCGACGCAGCGAACAAACGAGGCGTGAGGTCGACATGGAGATACGGACGATCGTCCAGACCTGCTATCAGGAGGCAAAGGACCTGCTGGAAAAAAACAGCACCTTTCTCCATATGCTTGCCGAGGCGCTGCTGGTGCAGGAGACCTTGGATCATGAGGAGGTGGACATCATCCACCGCTGCTATCTGAACCATCACCGGGAAGAACAAAAGAAATGGGCTATCGTCCCCACCTAA
- a CDS encoding sigma 54-interacting transcriptional regulator yields MNSAPKTGSILVVDDEASLRETFQFFLSREGYDPVLTAATFDEAFSILSSGPVDLVISDIVLHEASGIELLRRTRQNGIDSPFIIITGYPEVKTAADALRYGAFDYIVKPVDKDALLRSVRLVLRQRQLERLKSQAEEERERYRLLLDTVFKSVTDAIIIVDDELNIINLNAAARQLFADLLPGCTEGTNLSATFCSAEFSTLRTDLLRVLQTGEEVVEHRFECNTIDNKPKILSICTSPFCEGGDNRHGAVLVIRDMSVRCLQQRSRCSSFHRFIGSSDVMQAVYTMIENVGRVDTTVLITGESGTGKELAAEALHRESSRNRMPLVKLDCTAIPENLLESELFGHKKGAFTGADKDRRGLIMQADGGTLFLDEIGEISAMTQLRLLRFLQERTFYPVGSDTPMVVDTRVITATNVNLKEKVQQGTFREDLYFRLRVIDISLPPLRRRNSDIVLLANHFVRKFSQDLKKPINGLSDNAIKLLLSHDWPGNVRELEHVMERAVVLCPGVTITSNDLPPELARSDASPEPAPELHLVQPPPPAAVPTGGASADAEAEADTPVAASHILSVLGKCGGNKAKAARLLGIDRSTLYRKIKEYHIDLSVISLE; encoded by the coding sequence ATGAACAGCGCACCAAAAACCGGCTCGATCCTGGTGGTCGACGACGAGGCCAGCCTGCGGGAGACCTTTCAGTTCTTTCTCTCCCGGGAGGGATATGATCCCGTCCTGACCGCCGCCACCTTCGACGAGGCCTTCTCGATCCTCTCTTCCGGGCCGGTCGATCTGGTGATCTCGGACATCGTTCTGCACGAAGCATCCGGTATCGAATTGCTGCGCCGGACACGGCAGAACGGCATCGACAGCCCGTTCATCATCATCACCGGTTACCCGGAGGTGAAAACCGCCGCCGACGCCCTCCGTTACGGGGCGTTTGACTATATCGTCAAGCCGGTGGACAAGGATGCCCTGTTGCGCTCAGTCCGGCTGGTGCTGCGCCAACGACAGCTGGAACGTCTCAAGAGTCAGGCGGAGGAGGAGCGGGAACGATACCGGCTGCTCCTCGACACCGTCTTCAAAAGCGTCACCGACGCCATCATCATCGTCGACGACGAGTTGAACATTATCAATCTCAACGCCGCCGCCCGCCAACTCTTTGCCGATCTGCTTCCCGGCTGTACCGAGGGCACCAATCTCAGCGCCACCTTCTGTTCCGCCGAATTCTCCACCCTGCGAACCGACCTGCTGCGCGTGCTGCAGACCGGTGAAGAGGTGGTTGAGCACCGCTTCGAGTGCAACACCATCGACAACAAGCCGAAGATCCTGAGCATCTGCACCTCACCGTTTTGCGAGGGGGGAGACAACCGGCACGGGGCCGTCCTGGTCATCCGCGACATGTCGGTACGCTGTCTGCAGCAGCGCAGCCGGTGCTCCAGCTTTCACCGGTTCATCGGCTCCAGCGATGTGATGCAGGCGGTCTACACCATGATCGAAAATGTCGGCCGCGTCGATACCACCGTGTTGATCACCGGCGAGTCGGGAACCGGCAAAGAGCTTGCCGCCGAAGCGCTGCACCGGGAATCGAGCCGCAACCGGATGCCGCTGGTGAAGCTGGATTGCACCGCCATCCCGGAAAATCTGCTGGAAAGCGAATTGTTCGGCCACAAAAAAGGCGCCTTCACCGGGGCCGACAAAGATCGCCGCGGCCTGATCATGCAGGCCGACGGCGGCACCCTGTTTCTCGATGAGATCGGTGAGATCTCCGCCATGACGCAGCTACGGCTGTTGCGCTTCCTGCAAGAGAGAACCTTCTACCCGGTCGGCAGCGACACGCCGATGGTCGTGGACACCCGGGTGATCACCGCGACCAACGTCAATCTCAAGGAAAAGGTACAACAGGGTACCTTCCGGGAAGACCTCTATTTCCGGCTGCGGGTCATCGATATCTCGCTGCCGCCGCTGCGTAGGCGCAACAGCGATATCGTGCTGCTGGCGAATCATTTTGTCAGGAAATTCTCGCAAGACCTGAAAAAACCGATTAACGGGCTGTCCGACAACGCCATCAAACTGCTGCTCAGTCACGACTGGCCGGGCAACGTCAGGGAATTGGAGCACGTCATGGAACGGGCCGTCGTCCTCTGCCCGGGCGTCACCATCACCTCCAACGATCTGCCCCCGGAACTGGCTCGCTCTGACGCATCTCCGGAGCCGGCGCCCGAGCTGCACCTGGTGCAGCCACCGCCTCCGGCCGCGGTACCGACCGGAGGCGCCAGCGCCGATGCCGAGGCCGAGGCCGACACCCCTGTCGCTGCTTCGCACATCCTCAGCGTTCTCGGTAAATGCGGCGGCAACAAGGCGAAAGCGGCCCGCCTGCTGGGTATCGATCGCTCGACCCTGTACCGGAAGATCAAGGAATACCACATCGATCTATCGGTCATTTCCCTCGAATAA
- a CDS encoding NrfD/PsrC family molybdoenzyme membrane anchor subunit encodes MKTLVNERAGLPIDGSRAEHGSVWPLKEKLLLGLSGSAYLAQLLRNPMNWVLAVILLIGLPLLGQRYLFGLAAVTHGSQDYPWGLLLGFGLFGMVPLSASGFLLSTTVEIFHRKDFLPIERLALLNGLLGYFFAVIYLLVDLGMPWRLTYPMLVSFGPAAVLFLVAWHVATYLSVQIAEMVPAFSE; translated from the coding sequence ATGAAAACACTGGTCAATGAGAGAGCGGGTCTGCCGATCGACGGCAGCCGCGCAGAGCACGGCTCAGTATGGCCGCTCAAGGAGAAGCTGCTGCTCGGCCTGTCCGGTTCCGCCTACCTGGCCCAACTGCTTCGCAACCCGATGAATTGGGTGCTGGCCGTCATCCTGCTGATCGGCCTGCCGCTGCTCGGCCAGCGCTATCTCTTCGGGCTGGCCGCGGTCACCCACGGCTCGCAGGATTACCCCTGGGGACTCCTGCTCGGCTTCGGCCTGTTCGGTATGGTGCCCCTGTCGGCGTCGGGGTTCCTGCTCAGTACCACCGTCGAGATCTTCCACCGCAAAGATTTCCTGCCCATCGAGCGGCTCGCCCTGCTCAATGGGCTGCTCGGTTATTTCTTCGCCGTCATCTACCTGCTCGTCGACCTGGGTATGCCCTGGCGCCTCACCTACCCGATGCTGGTCTCTTTCGGGCCGGCGGCGGTGCTCTTCCTGGTCGCCTGGCATGTGGCGACCTACCTGTCGGTGCAGATCGCCGAGATGGTCCCGGCCTTTTCCGAATGA
- a CDS encoding 4Fe-4S dicluster domain-containing protein has protein sequence MNGTLSRRRFLRTGLAAFGTALLTGRAQTAPARDFSGYEKSKGVLVDLTRCIGCRSCEEACNQEQHLPEPDRSFTDPSVFDLDEHGRRRRPDDTAYTVVNRYELPQLEHPLFRKIQCNHCLEPACLTACFVNAYTKTPEGAVIYDADVCVGCRTCMIACPFSIPAFHYASAFHPRIMKCIFCHDTRLVKGLPPACVEACPTQALTFGERETLLRVGRTRIRERPDRYVNHIYGEHEAGGTAWLYLSSVPHEEAGFDMRVPKQPILTYVKDFLAIVPMVLTIWPALFAGFHLLAGRGRNNPDEQPADREEPNENTGQ, from the coding sequence ATGAACGGTACGCTGTCCCGCAGAAGGTTCCTGAGAACCGGCCTGGCGGCCTTCGGCACGGCGCTGCTCACCGGTCGTGCCCAGACGGCGCCGGCCCGTGATTTCAGCGGCTACGAAAAGAGCAAGGGCGTTCTCGTCGATCTGACCCGGTGCATCGGCTGCCGCAGCTGCGAGGAGGCCTGCAACCAGGAGCAGCACCTGCCGGAACCGGACCGCTCGTTTACCGACCCTTCGGTCTTCGATCTCGACGAACACGGCCGGCGGCGGCGACCCGACGACACCGCCTACACCGTGGTCAACCGCTACGAGCTGCCGCAGCTCGAGCACCCCCTGTTTCGCAAGATCCAGTGCAACCATTGCCTGGAACCGGCCTGCTTGACCGCCTGCTTCGTCAACGCCTACACCAAGACCCCGGAAGGTGCGGTCATCTACGATGCCGATGTCTGCGTCGGCTGCCGGACCTGCATGATCGCCTGTCCCTTTTCCATACCGGCTTTTCACTATGCAAGCGCCTTTCACCCGCGCATCATGAAGTGCATCTTCTGCCACGACACCCGTCTGGTGAAGGGATTACCGCCGGCCTGTGTGGAGGCCTGCCCGACCCAGGCCCTCACCTTCGGCGAGCGGGAGACGCTGCTGCGCGTCGGTCGTACGCGGATCAGGGAGCGACCCGACCGCTACGTCAACCACATCTATGGTGAGCATGAGGCGGGAGGTACCGCCTGGCTCTATCTCTCCAGTGTTCCGCACGAAGAGGCCGGATTCGACATGAGGGTGCCGAAACAGCCGATACTCACCTATGTGAAGGATTTTCTCGCCATCGTGCCGATGGTCCTGACCATCTGGCCCGCGCTCTTTGCCGGTTTTCACCTGCTTGCCGGCCGGGGTCGGAACAACCCCGATGAACAACCAGCTGACCGGGAGGAACCCAATGAAAACACTGGTCAATGA
- a CDS encoding cytochrome c3 family protein, producing MTPRTLTFLCTLTVAATGALQGPGTAAAGADDPPETVVIDVLSNRYATVTFDHRLHAAYAACSACHHHTTGDAATDPACSRCHSAGSQAGSVSCASCHPAQPFSEDRIARQAVDTSYHIDLPGLQGAYHLNCLACHEAIGGPTGCLDCHQRQP from the coding sequence ATGACCCCCCGAACCCTGACGTTTCTTTGCACCCTGACCGTCGCCGCAACTGGTGCCCTGCAGGGGCCCGGCACTGCTGCCGCCGGCGCTGACGACCCGCCGGAAACCGTGGTTATCGACGTCTTGAGCAACCGTTACGCCACCGTCACCTTCGACCACCGGTTGCACGCCGCTTACGCTGCCTGCAGTGCATGTCATCATCACACCACCGGCGACGCAGCGACCGATCCGGCCTGCAGCCGCTGCCACTCGGCGGGCTCTCAGGCGGGATCGGTGTCATGCGCTAGCTGCCACCCGGCCCAGCCCTTCAGCGAAGACCGAATCGCCCGCCAGGCGGTCGACACCAGCTATCATATCGATCTGCCGGGGCTGCAGGGTGCCTATCACTTGAACTGTCTTGCCTGTCACGAGGCGATCGGCGGCCCGACCGGCTGCCTGGATTGCCACCAACGCCAACCTTGA